The following proteins are co-located in the Chryseobacterium daecheongense genome:
- a CDS encoding cold shock domain-containing protein has protein sequence MADSFSKKENFKKKIQKQKEKALRREERKTNNNKGKGLDEMLTYVDSYGRLTSTPPEETQEINLDDIQLGAAPIPEEEIRKSGIITFFSEKGYGFITEDKTKENVFFHSNNCAEPVKKGNKVSFEKERSPKGFSAIDIQLIK, from the coding sequence ATGGCAGATTCTTTCTCTAAAAAAGAAAATTTCAAGAAAAAAATTCAAAAACAAAAAGAAAAGGCTTTACGCCGTGAAGAACGAAAAACTAATAACAATAAAGGAAAGGGACTTGATGAAATGCTAACGTATGTGGATTCATACGGAAGACTTACTTCTACTCCACCTGAAGAGACGCAAGAAATTAACCTTGATGATATTCAGCTGGGAGCTGCTCCTATTCCTGAAGAGGAAATCCGTAAATCAGGAATTATTACTTTTTTCAGTGAAAAAGGTTATGGTTTTATTACAGAAGATAAAACAAAGGAAAATGTATTTTTCCATTCCAACAACTGTGCGGAACCCGTAAAGAAAGGAAATAAAGTATCATTTGAAAAAGAGAGATCTCCGAAAGGATTTTCTGCTATTGATATTCAACTGATCAAATAA
- a CDS encoding efflux RND transporter periplasmic adaptor subunit has product MVKKSLMYINLCIILLCISCQSEKKEKTEAAVFNVTSPLVKDTLIDKDYVAQIRSINHIELRAQEKGYIQTLYVDEGQYVKKGQLLFKIMPNLYESDVNRAKAEAKYAQIEYQNTKNLSDKDIVAPQEMAMAKAKYEKAQAELSSMNTHLKFTEIRAPFNGIVGRLHVRKGSLVDEGELITELSDNSKMWVYFNVPEAEYLNQMSDRTDNDPMHVRLKMANGKTFSQDGIVETIESDFDNETGNIAYRATFSNPKGLLRYGETGNIQITAPYANAMLIPQKATFEELEKKYVYVINKDNKVKAREIKIAAELPHIYVVASGLGKDERILLDGLRMVQENQKISTRYQKPEKVMSNLDLYAE; this is encoded by the coding sequence ATGGTCAAGAAAAGTCTCATGTATATAAACCTGTGCATTATTTTGCTATGCATAAGCTGTCAATCAGAGAAAAAAGAAAAAACAGAAGCTGCGGTTTTCAATGTAACAAGCCCGCTAGTGAAAGATACTTTAATCGATAAAGATTATGTAGCACAAATCCGATCCATTAACCATATAGAACTCCGTGCTCAGGAAAAAGGCTATATCCAGACCTTATATGTAGATGAAGGTCAATATGTAAAAAAGGGACAACTGCTATTTAAAATTATGCCCAACCTTTATGAATCTGATGTTAACAGGGCAAAGGCAGAAGCAAAATATGCTCAGATAGAATACCAGAACACTAAAAATCTTTCAGATAAAGATATTGTAGCTCCGCAGGAAATGGCAATGGCTAAGGCGAAATATGAAAAAGCCCAGGCTGAGCTTTCGTCAATGAATACGCACCTTAAATTTACCGAGATCAGGGCTCCTTTTAACGGAATTGTAGGCCGTCTGCATGTTCGGAAAGGAAGTCTGGTAGACGAAGGTGAGCTGATCACAGAACTTTCGGATAACAGCAAGATGTGGGTATACTTCAATGTTCCGGAGGCTGAATATCTGAATCAGATGAGTGACAGAACGGACAATGATCCTATGCATGTCCGTTTAAAAATGGCCAATGGAAAAACATTCAGCCAGGATGGTATTGTGGAAACCATCGAGTCTGATTTTGATAATGAAACAGGAAATATTGCATATAGAGCAACTTTTTCTAACCCTAAGGGTCTTCTCAGATATGGGGAAACCGGAAATATACAGATTACAGCTCCCTATGCCAACGCTATGCTGATTCCTCAGAAAGCAACTTTTGAAGAGCTGGAAAAGAAATATGTATATGTAATCAACAAAGACAACAAAGTAAAAGCACGGGAAATAAAAATTGCTGCTGAATTACCACATATTTATGTAGTGGCGTCAGGACTTGGAAAAGATGAAAGAATTCTTTTGGACGGGCTTCGAATGGTACAGGAAAATCAAAAAATTTCCACCCGCTATCAGAAGCCTGAAAAAGTGATGTCGAACCTGGATCTCTATGCTGAGTAA
- a CDS encoding cold shock domain-containing protein: MQEGTVKFFNETKGFGFISPADGGQDIFVHASGLSTRIIRENDKVTFEVQKSEKGLNAVNVKLA; this comes from the coding sequence ATGCAAGAAGGCACAGTAAAATTTTTTAACGAAACAAAAGGTTTCGGATTTATTTCTCCAGCAGACGGAGGACAGGATATCTTTGTACACGCTTCAGGGTTAAGCACAAGAATTATTCGTGAAAACGATAAAGTAACTTTTGAAGTACAAAAAAGTGAAAAAGGATTAAACGCAGTAAACGTAAAACTTGCATAG
- a CDS encoding efflux RND transporter permease subunit, translated as MFKKVIHRPVFAIVISVIILFVGGLAIKQLPTEQFPKIAPTTVAVSIAYPGASADVLVKSSLITIENAINGVQGMRYITTDATSAGEATVNVVFDPGTDPNAAVVLVKTRVDQVMPLLPELVQKEGVVVNPIQPSMLMYVNLYSTNKSMDEKFLYNYATVNIIPEINRIHGIAKSQILGSRRYAMRIWLNPDRMRAYSISVDEVMKAIGEQSIIGRPGRIGQSSGIAAQSLEYVLTYKGQYNKPEEYENIIVRSNAEGENIKLKDVAKVELGSEFFDIYSNLDGHPSASIVLKQNYGSNANDVIKDVKAKLEEMKGSFPPGVDYKISYDVSQFLDASIEQVVHTLRDAFILVAIVVFIFLGDWRSTLIPIIAVPVSLVGTFFVIQLFGLSINLVTLFALVLAIGIVVDNAIVVIEAVHAKMEESNISPYKAVKEVMAEIAGAIIAITAVMVAVFVPISFMTGPVGTFYRQFSITMASSIVISAVVALTLTPVLAAMLLKNNHGKPKKANLFTKSLDAFNKGFDKVTGKYALLLRKIVNRKVVTWGILILFSAGIFIINKTLPGGFIPNEDQGTIYAIIQTPPGSTLEQTNKVSRALQKICQGVDGVESVSSLAGYEIMTEGRGSNAGTCLINLKTWSARDHSVKEIMKELEEKSKDLGATIEFFEPPAVPGFGSSGGFSMRLLDLNRTTDYQDFDKVNKEFIANLKKRKELTGVFTFFAANYPQYELVFDNNAAMQKGVSIGKAMDNLNILIGSTYEQGFIRFGQFFKVYVQSSPEFRRLPSDIMKLYVKNDRDEMVPYSAFMTLKKTQGPNEITRYNMYNSAAIRGLPAAGYTTADAINAINETAIKTLPHGYKVAWEGLSYDEAQRGNEAIYVFLVVLVFVYLVLAAQYESFVIPFAVLFSLPVGVFGSFLLLKAMGLENDIYAQVGLIMVIGLLGKNAVLIVEFAVQRRQSGDSIFEAAVEGARIRFRPILMTSFAFIAGLVPLIFAGGAGAIGNHTIGASALGGMLVGTILGVIIIPGLYYIFAKWSDGKKMIKDEDESPLSEDMIHYE; from the coding sequence ATGTTTAAAAAAGTAATACACCGGCCGGTATTCGCAATCGTAATATCGGTCATCATCCTCTTTGTCGGTGGATTGGCCATTAAACAGCTTCCTACCGAACAATTTCCAAAAATCGCACCTACTACGGTTGCCGTATCCATTGCTTATCCGGGTGCGAGTGCCGATGTACTGGTGAAATCCTCATTGATTACCATTGAAAATGCCATCAATGGAGTACAGGGAATGCGTTACATCACCACCGATGCGACCAGTGCCGGAGAAGCTACGGTAAACGTTGTTTTTGATCCCGGAACAGATCCCAATGCTGCCGTTGTTCTTGTAAAAACGAGAGTAGACCAGGTGATGCCCCTTTTACCTGAACTCGTACAGAAAGAGGGGGTTGTAGTAAATCCCATTCAGCCCAGTATGTTGATGTATGTCAATTTATACAGCACCAACAAGAGCATGGACGAAAAATTCCTTTACAACTATGCAACCGTAAACATCATTCCTGAAATCAACCGTATTCACGGTATCGCAAAATCCCAGATCCTGGGAAGCCGAAGATATGCAATGCGAATCTGGCTGAATCCCGATCGTATGCGTGCTTATTCTATTTCTGTGGATGAGGTAATGAAGGCTATTGGTGAGCAAAGCATCATCGGGCGTCCCGGAAGAATCGGTCAGAGCTCAGGAATTGCAGCGCAGTCCCTTGAATATGTTCTTACCTATAAAGGACAATATAACAAACCTGAAGAGTATGAGAACATCATTGTCCGTTCCAATGCTGAGGGGGAAAATATTAAGCTTAAAGACGTAGCTAAGGTAGAACTGGGAAGCGAATTCTTTGATATTTATTCCAATCTCGACGGACATCCTTCTGCTTCTATAGTCCTGAAGCAGAATTATGGAAGTAACGCGAATGACGTAATAAAAGATGTGAAAGCAAAGCTTGAGGAAATGAAAGGTAGCTTCCCACCAGGAGTAGATTACAAGATCAGCTATGACGTATCCCAGTTTCTGGATGCTTCCATCGAACAGGTGGTCCACACATTGAGGGATGCCTTTATTCTTGTAGCCATTGTAGTTTTCATCTTCCTTGGAGACTGGAGGTCAACATTGATCCCAATCATTGCCGTTCCCGTCTCTTTAGTAGGAACGTTCTTTGTTATTCAGCTTTTTGGCCTATCCATAAATCTGGTAACCTTATTTGCCCTTGTTCTAGCTATCGGTATCGTTGTGGATAATGCGATTGTGGTTATTGAGGCTGTACACGCCAAGATGGAAGAAAGCAACATTTCACCTTATAAAGCTGTGAAAGAAGTAATGGCTGAAATTGCAGGCGCTATTATCGCAATTACTGCTGTAATGGTGGCAGTATTTGTCCCTATTTCATTTATGACAGGGCCGGTAGGAACCTTTTATCGTCAGTTTTCAATTACAATGGCGAGTTCCATCGTGATTTCTGCTGTAGTTGCCCTTACATTAACGCCTGTTTTAGCGGCAATGCTGCTGAAAAACAATCATGGAAAACCTAAAAAAGCCAATCTCTTTACAAAATCACTGGATGCATTTAATAAAGGTTTTGATAAAGTAACCGGTAAGTATGCATTGCTTCTGAGAAAAATCGTTAACAGAAAAGTGGTAACCTGGGGAATCCTGATTTTATTTTCAGCCGGAATTTTTATCATCAACAAAACACTTCCGGGAGGCTTCATCCCCAATGAAGACCAGGGAACGATTTATGCCATTATTCAGACACCTCCGGGTTCTACATTGGAACAGACCAATAAGGTTTCCAGAGCATTACAGAAGATCTGTCAGGGTGTGGACGGTGTAGAATCCGTATCCTCACTGGCGGGTTACGAAATTATGACGGAAGGGCGTGGTTCTAATGCCGGAACTTGTCTGATTAACCTTAAAACCTGGAGTGCCCGTGACCATTCTGTAAAAGAAATCATGAAAGAACTTGAAGAAAAATCAAAAGATCTCGGAGCAACCATTGAGTTTTTTGAACCGCCGGCCGTTCCCGGATTTGGATCTTCAGGAGGATTTTCCATGAGACTGCTGGATCTGAACAGAACAACAGATTATCAGGATTTCGATAAGGTAAACAAGGAATTTATTGCCAACCTTAAAAAGCGCAAGGAATTAACAGGGGTATTCACCTTTTTTGCAGCCAATTATCCGCAATATGAGCTTGTTTTTGATAATAATGCCGCCATGCAGAAAGGGGTTTCTATCGGTAAGGCGATGGACAACCTGAATATCCTGATCGGAAGTACCTATGAGCAAGGATTTATCAGATTCGGGCAGTTCTTTAAAGTATATGTACAATCTTCTCCTGAATTCAGAAGACTTCCTTCGGATATCATGAAGCTCTATGTAAAGAATGACCGTGATGAAATGGTTCCTTATTCAGCATTTATGACGCTGAAAAAAACACAGGGGCCTAATGAAATTACCCGCTACAACATGTATAATTCTGCTGCGATCCGGGGGTTACCGGCTGCCGGGTACACAACTGCGGATGCAATTAATGCGATTAATGAAACAGCAATTAAAACTTTACCTCACGGATACAAAGTTGCCTGGGAAGGATTGTCTTATGATGAAGCACAACGCGGAAATGAAGCCATCTATGTATTCCTGGTTGTTCTTGTATTCGTATACCTCGTACTTGCGGCGCAGTATGAAAGCTTTGTCATTCCATTCGCTGTCTTATTTTCGCTTCCTGTGGGGGTATTCGGATCTTTCCTTCTCCTTAAGGCAATGGGTCTGGAAAATGACATCTATGCTCAGGTAGGACTGATCATGGTAATCGGTCTTCTGGGTAAAAATGCAGTATTAATCGTTGAGTTTGCCGTACAGCGGCGACAGTCAGGGGATTCCATATTTGAAGCAGCCGTGGAAGGTGCAAGGATCAGGTTCCGTCCGATCTTGATGACTTCTTTTGCATTTATTGCAGGTCTTGTTCCTTTAATTTTTGCAGGAGGTGCCGGAGCGATCGGAAACCACACCATTGGAGCTTCTGCATTAGGAGGAATGCTCGTGGGAACTATTTTAGGAGTCATCATTATTCCTGGCCTCTATTACATTTTTGCCAAATGGTCTGATGGCAAAAAAATGATCAAAGACGAAGATGAATCACCGCTAAGCGAAGATATGATACACTATGAATAA
- a CDS encoding TIGR02117 family protein, whose translation MKKILIIVLKALGIILGIVALYVVLALLVPFIGVSAKDDGEKKEIPIYIYTNGVHTDIVMQVKNDLQDWSTKVPFSNTTSKRTDYQYIGIGWGDKGFYLDTPTWADLKFSTAFKAAFWLSESAMHCTYYSTMKEGEDCKMIMISRSQYKKLVEFVEAKFDRDKNGNFILIPTNAVYADNDAFYDAKGSYNFTYTCNTWTNDALKAAGQKAALWTATDFGIFRHYK comes from the coding sequence GTGAAAAAAATACTTATTATCGTTTTAAAAGCTTTAGGAATCATCCTCGGGATCGTTGCTCTTTATGTTGTTCTTGCCCTGTTAGTCCCGTTTATCGGGGTTTCAGCGAAGGATGACGGTGAAAAGAAAGAGATTCCAATTTATATTTATACCAATGGAGTACACACGGATATTGTAATGCAGGTAAAAAACGATCTGCAGGACTGGAGTACAAAAGTTCCTTTCTCCAATACCACTTCAAAGAGAACTGATTATCAATATATAGGAATCGGATGGGGAGATAAAGGTTTCTACCTGGACACTCCGACATGGGCTGATTTAAAATTTTCAACAGCTTTCAAAGCTGCTTTCTGGTTAAGTGAATCTGCAATGCACTGTACTTATTATAGTACGATGAAAGAAGGAGAAGACTGTAAAATGATTATGATCAGCAGGTCCCAGTATAAAAAATTAGTTGAATTCGTAGAAGCCAAATTCGATAGAGATAAGAATGGTAATTTTATTCTCATCCCGACAAATGCTGTGTATGCTGATAATGATGCCTTTTATGATGCTAAGGGAAGCTACAATTTCACGTATACCTGTAACACCTGGACAAATGATGCCCTAAAAGCTGCGGGACAAAAAGCAGCCCTGTGGACGGCTACAGATTTTGGAATATTCAGGCATTATAAATAA
- a CDS encoding DEAD/DEAH box helicase, producing MNFKNLNLINPIIRAATETGYSKPTEIQADVIPQILMGRDILGFGPKEPGKTAAFTMPVIQLLKKSAPEHKEIRTLVLTPTQEIAVEIEEDFRIYSKYLPLSQLTIHDGTSQGNQLAALRVRVDVLITTPAALLELINQRPISLSRIEILVLDEADKMLDTNFVNDVKKVIKLLPHKRQTLLFSSVISDKVKRFADPLLSNPVEIKPTPIEKNADHTVIPVGKKEKTDRLYNADPLQYFNIITK from the coding sequence ATGAATTTCAAAAATTTAAATTTAATTAATCCCATTATCCGCGCCGCTACAGAGACAGGATATTCTAAACCGACAGAAATACAGGCGGATGTTATTCCGCAGATTTTGATGGGTAGAGATATTTTGGGGTTTGGACCTAAGGAACCTGGAAAAACAGCAGCATTTACCATGCCTGTTATTCAGCTGTTGAAGAAAAGCGCACCGGAACATAAAGAAATACGGACACTGGTATTAACGCCGACACAAGAAATAGCAGTGGAGATTGAAGAAGATTTCAGAATTTACAGTAAATATCTTCCTTTATCCCAGTTGACCATTCATGATGGAACATCACAAGGAAATCAGCTTGCCGCTTTAAGAGTAAGAGTGGACGTTCTTATAACAACTCCTGCTGCTTTACTTGAATTAATCAATCAGAGACCTATCAGTCTTTCCAGGATTGAAATCCTGGTTTTAGATGAAGCAGATAAAATGCTCGATACGAATTTTGTGAATGATGTGAAGAAAGTTATTAAACTTCTTCCTCATAAAAGACAAACCTTACTTTTTTCTTCGGTCATATCAGACAAGGTTAAAAGATTTGCTGATCCATTGCTAAGCAACCCGGTGGAGATTAAACCTACACCTATAGAAAAAAATGCAGATCATACAGTGATACCCGTAGGAAAAAAAGAAAAAACGGACAGGCTTTATAACGCCGATCCGCTCCAGTACTTTAATATAATAACTAAATAA
- a CDS encoding MBL fold metallo-hydrolase, giving the protein MKRIVKVFRKILILLVLIITVLGIITFFYMRREEFGALPEGKRLELIKASSHYKDGRFRNIVERPTLTKGYSMPGVLYETLFTKFPHRSPVDSLPSIKTNLKALNIHDNAYVWFGHSSFFLQLDGVKILVDPVFSGKASPIPGSVTAYKGSDIYTVADLPEIDYLLLSHDHYDHLDYETVKELQKKTKHVVCGLGNGAHFERWGYTPDQIIEKDWYESVNVKPEFIIFTESTHHDSGRGFRSGQALWLSFLIQTPSMKVYYSGDGGRDDRFKSIGSKYGKIDWAIMECGQYNKAWQSVHELPEEVALGTKELGAQNLLPVHNSKFTLANHPWKEPLEKITALSKNQTYRLATPMIGELVHLDQTNQKFNEWWKNVQ; this is encoded by the coding sequence TTGAAAAGAATTGTAAAAGTATTCCGGAAAATATTGATCCTGCTGGTCCTCATTATCACTGTTCTTGGTATCATTACCTTTTTCTATATGAGGCGGGAGGAATTCGGAGCCCTGCCGGAGGGTAAACGTCTTGAACTGATAAAAGCTTCTTCCCATTATAAAGATGGCAGATTCAGGAATATTGTGGAGAGGCCAACGCTTACTAAAGGCTACTCGATGCCGGGTGTATTGTACGAAACCCTGTTTACAAAATTTCCACACCGAAGCCCCGTAGATTCGCTACCATCCATAAAGACCAATTTAAAAGCACTGAATATTCATGATAACGCGTATGTATGGTTTGGGCATTCTTCATTTTTTCTTCAGCTCGATGGCGTAAAGATCCTTGTTGATCCTGTATTCAGTGGAAAAGCCTCCCCTATCCCTGGAAGTGTTACGGCTTATAAAGGAAGTGATATTTATACGGTAGCAGACCTGCCTGAAATCGACTACCTACTTTTATCGCATGATCATTATGATCATCTGGATTACGAAACCGTAAAAGAACTGCAAAAAAAGACAAAACATGTAGTCTGTGGTTTAGGGAACGGAGCTCATTTTGAACGCTGGGGATATACACCCGATCAGATTATAGAAAAAGACTGGTACGAATCCGTAAACGTAAAGCCAGAATTTATCATATTTACGGAATCTACACATCATGATTCCGGAAGAGGATTCAGAAGCGGACAGGCATTATGGCTTTCTTTCCTGATTCAGACACCTTCTATGAAAGTGTACTACAGCGGAGACGGAGGTCGTGATGATAGATTTAAATCTATAGGTTCAAAATACGGAAAAATTGATTGGGCCATTATGGAATGTGGGCAATATAATAAAGCATGGCAATCGGTACATGAGCTTCCGGAAGAAGTTGCTTTGGGAACAAAAGAGCTGGGTGCCCAAAATTTATTACCCGTGCATAATTCTAAATTCACCCTGGCCAACCATCCCTGGAAAGAACCTTTGGAAAAAATCACTGCTCTTTCTAAGAACCAAACTTATCGATTAGCAACTCCTATGATCGGCGAATTAGTTCATTTAGACCAAACAAATCAGAAGTTTAACGAATGGTGGAAAAATGTTCAATGA